In Primulina eburnea isolate SZY01 chromosome 5, ASM2296580v1, whole genome shotgun sequence, a single window of DNA contains:
- the LOC140832671 gene encoding uncharacterized protein: MGVEIQQKIKNENNNDAAVAAAPAPLILGLQPSALVDHVARVDWSLLSRIPGERGGSFPVAADELKFILNEVNTHITASPETTSPLITIAGGSVANTIRGLASGFGVTCGIIGACGDDDQGSLFINNMTSSKVDLSRLRLKNGPTGQCVCLVDELGNRTMRPCLSTAVKVKADELATADLKGSKWLLLRYAIFNIDVIQAAIKIAKQEGVSVSLDLASFEMVRKFKLPLLQLLESGNIDLCFANEDEAAELLRSENDVDPESALEFMAKHCQYSVVTLGSKGCIARHGKEVVRVPAIGEAKAIDATGAGDLFASGFLYGLVKGLSLEECCRIGSCSGGSVIRSLGGEVTPENWQWMHKQMQTA; the protein is encoded by the exons ATGGGTGTTGAAATTCAACAAAAAATCAAGAATGAAAATAATAATGACGCTGCTGTTGCTGCTGCACCTGCGCCTCTGATACTGGGACTCCAGCCCTCCGCCCTGGTGGACCACGTGGCCAGGGTTGATTGGTCCCTCCTCTCCCGAATTCCTGGCGAGCGTGGTGGCTCGTTTCCT GTTGCAGCTGACGAGTTGAAGTTCATCTTGAATGAGGTTAATACTCACATCACGGCTTCGCCTGAAACTACGTCTCCCTTGATAACCATCGCAGGAGGAAGTGTTGCCAACACTATCAGAGGCCTGGCTTCTGGGTTTGGGGTCACTTGTGGTATAATTGGGGCATGTGGGGATGATGATCAAGGAAGCTTGTTCATAAACAATATGACCTCTTCCAAGGTTGATCTCTCAAGATTGAGGCTGAAAAATGGACCTACTGGGCAG TGTGTTTGCTTGGTTGACGAGTTAGGCAATCGAACAATGCGTCCATGTCTCTCTACGGCGGTAAAAGTTAAG GCAGATGAATTGGCTACAGCAGATTTGAAAGGTTCCAAG TGGCTCTTGCTGAGATATGCAATATTCAACATAGACGTTATTCAGGCGGCCATCAAGATTGCCAAGCAAGAGGGTGTGTCTGTTTCACTTGATCTGGCAAGTTTTGAG ATGGTCCGGAAGTTCAAGTTGCCACTTCTACAGTTACTGGAGTCGGGGAACATAGACCTTTGCTTTGCCAATGAGGATGAAGCAGCTGAACTTCTAAG GAGTGAAAACGATGTGGATCCTGAGTCGGCACTTGAATTTATGGCCAAACACTGTCAATACTCTGTGGTGACATTAGGCTCTAAGGGCTGCATAGCAAGACACGGAAAAGAG GTTGTCCGTGTTCCTGCCATCGGAGAGGCAAAGGCTATTGATGCCACTGGTGCTGGTGATCTTTTTGCGAGTGGGTTTTTGTATGGATTAGTGAAGGGACTATCTTTGGAAGAATGCTGTCGGATTGGCTCTTGCAGCGGGGGTTCTGTCATACGTTCTCTTGGTGGCGAGGTAACTCCAGAGAACTGGCAGTGGATGCACAAACAAATGCAGACGGCATGA
- the LOC140832675 gene encoding tubby-like F-box protein 5 encodes MPFNCSLRECLTGENRRDEKGKRQTEQKRPTDLRSHHFAPEESSCSYPFVQQSPWANIPPELLNDIIGRVDANETTWPARRAVVFCAAVCKSWREITREAIRTPEECGLFTFPKSLKQTGPRDSPIQCFIRRERATSTFRLYLGLSPALSGDASKFLLGAKRIRKATKTDFPISMAADDFSRSSNSYLGKLRSNFFGSKFFIHDCQTPSNSEIPSNGRSRKRISTKKVSPRLPLCNYKVATISYELNVLRTRGPRRMNCTMHTIPVPEISTSTSFRKSKESVGGATEPLVLRNKTPRWHEQLQCWCLNFRGRVTVASVKNFQLVAAVESSQNVPVSEQEKVILQFGKIGKDIFTMDYRYPLSAFQAFAICLSSFDTKPACE; translated from the exons ATGCCATTCAATTGCTCTTTAAGAGAGTGCCTCACTGGAGAAAATCGCAGAGATGAAAAGGGAAAGCGACAAACTGAGCAAAAGAGACCGACAGACCTTAGAAGTCACCATTTTGCACCCGAGGAATCGTCGTGTTCTTATCCATTTGTACAACAGAGTCCATGGGCAAACATACCCCCCGAGTTGCTTAACGATATTATCGGTAGAGTAGATGCCAATGAGACCACTTGGCCGGCTCGAAGGGCCGTGGTTTTTTGTGCAGCAGTTTGTAAATCATGGAGGGAAATAACTAGGGAGGCCATTAGGACTCCGGAGGAGTGTGGTTTATTCACCTTTCCCAAGTCACTCAAGCAG ACTGGACCGAGAGATTCTCCAATCCAATGCTTTATCAGAAGGGAAAGGGCGACTTCAACATTCCGATTGTACCTTGGTTTGAGCCCCG CTCTTTCAGGGGATGCAAGTAAATTTTTGTTGGGAGCAAAAAGGATCCGGAAAGCAACAAAAACAGATTTTCCAATATCCATGGCCGCAGATGATTTTTCTCGGAGCAGTAATAGCTATTTAGGGAAACTGAG GTCCAACTTTTTTGGTTCCAAGTTTTTTATTCACGACTGTCAAACTCCATCCAACTCCGAAATCCCATCAAATGGTCGGTCTCGAAAAAGAATTTCAACAAAGAAAGTCTCGCCAAGGCTGCCTCTTTGCAACTATAAAGTGGCCACTATATCATATGAGCTCAACGTTCTTCGTACAAGAGGGCCAAGACGAATGAATTGCACCATGCACACGATTCCTGTTCCGGAAATTTCTACTTCCACCAGTTTTCGTAAGTCAAAGGAATCAGTGGGTGGAGCTACAGAACCACTGGTTTTAAGAAACAAAACTCCAAGATGGCATGAGCAACTGCAGTGCTGGTGCTTGAACTTCCGAGGGCGCGTAACTGTGGCTTCTGTCAAGAACTTTCAGCTTGTTGCTGCTGTTGAATCTTCGCAGAATGTTCCAGTTTCCGAACAAGAGAAAGTGATTTTGCAATTTGGCAAGATAGGGAAAGATATATTTACAATGGATTATCGATATCCCCTTTCGGCCTTTCAGGCCTTTGCAATCTGTTTAAGTAGCTTTGATACAAAACCAGCATGCGAGTAG
- the LOC140832673 gene encoding gamma carbonic anhydrase 1, mitochondrial, protein MGSLGRVVYSLGNWIRETGQAMDRLGCRLQGNYYFHEQLSRHRTLMNLFDKFPVVDKDAFVAPSASVIGDVRVGQGSSIWYGCVLRGDVNNITVGSGTNIQDNSLVHVAKSNLSGKVLPTIIGDNVTIGHSAVVHGCTIEDEAFVGMGATLLDGVVVEKHAMVAAGALVRQNTRVPYGEVWGGNPAKFLRKLTSEEIAFISQSATNYINLAKVHAAENAKPFDEIEFEKMLRKKYARRDEEYDSMLGVVRETPPELVLPDNILPDKSKKAVV, encoded by the exons ATGGGGAGCTTGGGAAGGGTGGTGTATTCGCTGGGAAACTGGATTAGAGAAACTGGTCAAGCCATGGATCGCCTGGGCTGCCGCCTCCAAGGAAATTACTATTTCCATGAACAAC TTTCTAGGCACCGGACTCTGATGAACCTCTTTGATAAATTTCCGGTGGTTGATAAGGATGCCTTTGTTGCTCCAAGTGCCTCTGTCATTGGGGATGTTCGGGTGGGTCAAGGATCATCCATATGGTATGGATGTGTACTTCGAG GTGATGTGAACAACATCACTGTTGGGTCTGGGACTAATATACAAGACAACTCCCTTGTGCACGTGGCAAAGTCTAACCTAAGCGGGAAGGTTTTGCCAACTATCATTGGAGATAATGTCACCATTG GTCACAGTGCTGTCGTACATGGTTGCACAATTGAGGACGAGGCATTTGTTGGTATGGGAGCTACATTGCTCGACGGCGTGGTAGTGGAAAAGCATGCCATGGTTGCTGCAGGAGCTCTTGTGAGACAGAATACTAGGGTCCCTTATGGAGAG GTGTGGGGTGGAAATCCCGCCAAATTCCTGAGAAAGCTCACGTCTGAGGAGATCGCTTTCATCTCCCAATCTGCCACAAATTACATCAATCTTGCAAAGGTCCATGCTGCTGAAAACGCTAAGCCCTTCGACGAGATCGAGTTTGAAAAAATGCTGCGTAAAAAATATGCTCGCCGTGATGAAGAGTATGATTCAATGCTCGGTGTCGTTCGTGAAACACCACCAGAACTTGTTCTTCCCGATAACATCTTACCAGATAAATCCAAAAAGGCAGTCGTCTAA
- the LOC140831680 gene encoding protein RADIALIS-like 4 gives MTSSSSRCSTWTPRQNKQFEDALAQYDKDTPDRWHNIARAVNGKSAEEVKRHYEALVKDIMHIETDQVPIPNYRPISSNPRGYGNEHRFLKNLKL, from the exons ATGACCAGCTCGTCGTCGCGCTGCTCGACATGGACGCCAAGACAAAACAAGCAATTCGAGGATGCTTTAGCTCAGTACGACAAAGACACGCCGGATCGATGGCACAACATCGCGAGGGCCGTCAACGGGAAATCAGCGGAGGAAGTGAAGAGACATTACGAAGCTCTAGTCAAAGACATCATGCACATTGAAACTGATCAAGTCCCTATACCCAACTACAGGCCTATTTCAAGCAATCCCAGAGGATATGGCAATGAGCATAG GTTTTTGAAGAATCTGAAGCTTTAG
- the LOC140831678 gene encoding uncharacterized protein, producing the protein MGSLMAGWDSPISDPNSAKFRRNKSLTKEGIESFWNTKKLKEEEHLRDISVLSPRTRDILFEEAASNGAGKELLDMEDASKLEKLIQKNGWWISSNSAFLNEPPVIVVEGSNKKYASQFHVATGSNEARGQAGIGA; encoded by the exons ATGGGTTCTCTCATGGCCGGTTGGGATTCTCCTATATCAGACCCTAATTCTG CGAAGTTCAGAAGGAATAAGTCACTAACAAAAGAAGGGATAGAATCGTTTTGGAATACCAAGAAGCTGAAAGAGGAGGAACACCTTAGAGATATTTCTGTTCTGTCTCCAAGAACTCGG GATATTTTGTTCGAGGAAGCTGCAAGTAATGGAGCAGGGAAGGAGCTCTTGGACATGGAAGATGCGTCAAAGCTAGAAAAATTAATACAGAAAAATGGCTG GTGGATAAGCAGCAACTCGGCTTTTTTAAATGAACCACCGGTTATTGTAGTGGAGGGCTCAAACAAAAAGTATGCGTCACAATTCCATGTTGCAACCGGTTCGAACGAGGCTCGAGGCCAGGCCGGGATCGGTGCTTGA
- the LOC140832674 gene encoding isoflavone reductase-like protein isoform X2, translated as MAEKSKILVIGGTGYIGKYIVEASAKSGHPTFALCRERTISDPDKAKLIQDFKNSGVTILTGDLNDHESLLKAVRIVDVVISTVGIAQLADQMNIIAAIKEAGNVKRFFPSDFGYDADRARAVEPAKSVHECKARIRRAIEAQGIPYTHVCSNYFAGYSLPTLVQRGSTAPPRDKVIVLGDGNAKAVFNDERDIGMYTIKAVDDPRTLNKILFINPPNNIYSFNELVALWEKKIGKTLEKKYVPEEQVLKQIQESPMDDKLILSINHSIFVKGDQTYFEIEPSFGVEASELYPDVKYTTVDEYLDQFV; from the exons ATGGCAGAAAAAAGCAAGATTTTGGTAATTGGAGGAACAGGATACATCGGAAAATATATAGTGGAAGCAAGTGCAAAATCTGGCCACCCCACTTTTGCTTTGTGCAGAGAGCGCACAATTTCTGATCCTGATAAGGCAAAACTCATCCAAGACTTCAAGAATTCCGGTGTCACTATTCTTACT GGTGATTTGAATGACCATGAAAGTTTATTGAAGGCTGTAAGGATAGTGGATGTGGTTATTTCCACAGTGGGTATAGCTCAGTTGGCCGATCAAATGAATATCATTGCTGCTATTAAAGAAGCTGGAAATGTTAAG AGATTCTTCCCTTCAGATTTCGGATACGATGCAGATCGTGCTCGTGCTGTTGAACCGGCGAAATCCGTGCACGAATGCAAGGCCAGAATCCGGAGAGCTATTGAGGCACAAGGCATTCCCTACACCCATGTCTGCTCCAACTACTTCGCGGGCTACTCCCTTCCGACACTGGTGCAACGAGGCTCCACCGCTCCTCCCAGAGATAAAGTGATCGTCTTAGGTGATGGAAATGCCAAAG CTGTATTCAACGATGAACGAGATATAGGCATGTATACGATCAAGGCCGTGGATGATCCAAGAACACTGAACAAGATTCTCTTCATTAATCCACCTAACAATATATATTCATTCAATGAACTTGTTGCTTTGTGGGAGAAGAAGATTGGGAAGACATTGGAGAAGAAGTATGTGCCAGAAGAACAAGTATTGAAACAGATCCAAG AGTCTCCTATGGACGACAAACTCATATTATCCATCAACCACTCGATATTTGTGAAGGGAGATCAAACATATTTTGAGATCGAACCGTCTTTCGGAGTGGAGGCATCGGAGCTCTATCCGGATGTTAAGTATACCACGGTGGATGAATACCTCGATCAATTTGTCTGA
- the LOC140832676 gene encoding CBS domain-containing protein CBSX3, mitochondrial gives MQRLIRAIRSCCESTKILKTENLHMGNAPELINVLSQCGLIASSQLSPRKKNDKCFNGVMLAKSHTIPEKGLQNTTVAEVLMTKGEGKVESWLWCRTDDTVYDAVKHMAKNNVGSLVVLKPGEQQTIAGILTERDYLLKMIVQDRSSKHTQVKDIMTNQDKLISVTSDTGILNAMQVMTENHIRHIPVIDGKLVGMISIVDVVRAVVEQQGGEVRRLNEFIQGEYY, from the exons ATGCAGCGTCTCATTCGTGCCATTAGATCTTGCTGTGAATCTACAAAAATCTTGAAAACAGAAAATCTGCACATGGGGAACGCACCCGAGCTGATAAATGTTTTATCACAATGTGGGCTCATCGCGTCATCTCAGTTGTCTCCCAGAAAGAAGAATGATAAATGTTTTAATGGGGTAATGTTGGCAAAATCCCACACCATACCAGAGAAAGGGTTACAGAATACAACAGTTGCTGAAGTACTAATGACGAAGGGAGAAGGAAAGGTCGAATCTTGGCTGTGGTGTCGCACAGATGACACCGTGTATGATGCTGTGAAACAT ATGGCGAAAAATAATGTAGGATCTTTGGTTGTTCTGAAGCCCGGAGAACAACAGACGATTGCGGGGATTTTGACAGAGAGAG ATTATCTGCTGAAGATGATTGTACAGGACAGGTCCTCTAAACACACACAAGTAAAAGATATCATGACTAATCAG GACAAGCTTATATCAGTTACATCAGATACAGGCATTCTCAATGCGATGCAGGTCATGACAG AGAACCATATAAGGCACATCCCGGTGATAGATGGGAAGCTGGTAGGCATGATCTCGATCGTGGATGTCGTTCGAGCAGTGGTGGAGCAGCAGGGAGGCGAGGTGAGGCGATTGAATGAGTTTATCCAGGGAGAATACTATTAG
- the LOC140832674 gene encoding isoflavone reductase-like protein isoform X1, which yields MAEKSKILVIGGTGYIGKYIVEASAKSGHPTFALCRERTISDPDKAKLIQDFKNSGVTILTSFLEIFFQGDLNDHESLLKAVRIVDVVISTVGIAQLADQMNIIAAIKEAGNVKRFFPSDFGYDADRARAVEPAKSVHECKARIRRAIEAQGIPYTHVCSNYFAGYSLPTLVQRGSTAPPRDKVIVLGDGNAKAVFNDERDIGMYTIKAVDDPRTLNKILFINPPNNIYSFNELVALWEKKIGKTLEKKYVPEEQVLKQIQESPMDDKLILSINHSIFVKGDQTYFEIEPSFGVEASELYPDVKYTTVDEYLDQFV from the exons ATGGCAGAAAAAAGCAAGATTTTGGTAATTGGAGGAACAGGATACATCGGAAAATATATAGTGGAAGCAAGTGCAAAATCTGGCCACCCCACTTTTGCTTTGTGCAGAGAGCGCACAATTTCTGATCCTGATAAGGCAAAACTCATCCAAGACTTCAAGAATTCCGGTGTCACTATTCTTACT TCTTTTTTGGAAATCTTTTTCCAGGGTGATTTGAATGACCATGAAAGTTTATTGAAGGCTGTAAGGATAGTGGATGTGGTTATTTCCACAGTGGGTATAGCTCAGTTGGCCGATCAAATGAATATCATTGCTGCTATTAAAGAAGCTGGAAATGTTAAG AGATTCTTCCCTTCAGATTTCGGATACGATGCAGATCGTGCTCGTGCTGTTGAACCGGCGAAATCCGTGCACGAATGCAAGGCCAGAATCCGGAGAGCTATTGAGGCACAAGGCATTCCCTACACCCATGTCTGCTCCAACTACTTCGCGGGCTACTCCCTTCCGACACTGGTGCAACGAGGCTCCACCGCTCCTCCCAGAGATAAAGTGATCGTCTTAGGTGATGGAAATGCCAAAG CTGTATTCAACGATGAACGAGATATAGGCATGTATACGATCAAGGCCGTGGATGATCCAAGAACACTGAACAAGATTCTCTTCATTAATCCACCTAACAATATATATTCATTCAATGAACTTGTTGCTTTGTGGGAGAAGAAGATTGGGAAGACATTGGAGAAGAAGTATGTGCCAGAAGAACAAGTATTGAAACAGATCCAAG AGTCTCCTATGGACGACAAACTCATATTATCCATCAACCACTCGATATTTGTGAAGGGAGATCAAACATATTTTGAGATCGAACCGTCTTTCGGAGTGGAGGCATCGGAGCTCTATCCGGATGTTAAGTATACCACGGTGGATGAATACCTCGATCAATTTGTCTGA